From Streptomyces sp. NBC_00690, a single genomic window includes:
- a CDS encoding M50 family metallopeptidase produces the protein MTMLLTILGIALFAVGLLFSIAWHELGHLSTAKLFGIRVPQYMVGFGPTLFSRHRGETEYGIKAIPMGGYIRMIGMFPPGEDGRIEARSTSPWRGMIEDARTAAYEELQPGDEKRLFYTRKPWKRVIVMFAGPFMNLILAVAIFLGVAMTFGFATQTTQVAGVQNCVIKQSEDRNTCAAGDPVSPAKQAGLRAGDKIVAFNGEKVSGWPELSDRIRQTIGPASITVERDGTEQVLEANLIRNMVAKKDSDGEVVPDAFVPAGYLGFAAQTEILPLNFTQSVDRMGDMMANGVESIIALPAKVPDLWDAAFSDGERKDDSPVGVVGAARISGEVMNLDVPTENIIATFMMLLAGFNLSLFLFNMLPLLPLDGGHIAGALWESVRRNVAKVFRRPDPGPFDVAKLMPVAYVVAGVFICFTLLVLVADIVNPVKIS, from the coding sequence ATGACGATGTTGTTGACCATTCTCGGCATTGCGCTGTTCGCCGTGGGTCTGTTGTTCTCCATCGCCTGGCATGAGCTGGGCCACCTCTCGACGGCCAAGCTGTTCGGCATCCGGGTGCCGCAGTACATGGTGGGCTTCGGTCCCACCCTCTTCTCCCGGCACCGGGGCGAAACTGAGTACGGCATCAAGGCCATCCCCATGGGCGGCTATATCCGCATGATCGGGATGTTCCCGCCGGGGGAGGACGGCCGGATCGAGGCCCGCTCCACCTCCCCTTGGCGCGGCATGATCGAGGACGCCAGGACCGCTGCTTACGAAGAGCTCCAGCCCGGTGACGAAAAGCGCCTCTTCTACACGCGCAAGCCGTGGAAGCGCGTCATCGTGATGTTCGCCGGGCCGTTCATGAACCTGATCCTCGCCGTCGCGATCTTCCTCGGGGTGGCGATGACCTTCGGCTTCGCCACCCAGACCACCCAGGTCGCCGGAGTCCAGAACTGCGTCATCAAGCAGAGCGAGGACCGCAACACCTGTGCGGCGGGCGACCCGGTCTCCCCCGCGAAGCAGGCCGGCCTCCGTGCGGGCGACAAGATCGTCGCCTTCAACGGGGAGAAGGTCTCCGGCTGGCCCGAGCTCTCCGACCGCATTCGCCAGACGATCGGCCCCGCCAGCATCACCGTCGAGCGCGACGGCACCGAGCAGGTCCTTGAGGCCAACCTCATCAGGAACATGGTGGCCAAGAAGGACTCGGACGGGGAGGTCGTCCCCGACGCCTTCGTCCCGGCCGGCTACCTCGGCTTCGCCGCACAGACCGAGATCCTGCCGCTGAACTTCACCCAGTCCGTCGACCGCATGGGCGACATGATGGCCAACGGCGTGGAATCGATCATCGCCCTGCCGGCCAAGGTCCCCGACCTGTGGGACGCGGCCTTCAGCGACGGCGAGCGCAAGGACGACTCCCCGGTCGGTGTCGTCGGCGCTGCCCGCATCAGCGGCGAGGTGATGAACCTCGACGTTCCCACCGAGAACATCATCGCGACCTTCATGATGCTCCTCGCCGGCTTCAACCTGTCGCTGTTCCTGTTCAACATGCTGCCGCTGCTGCCGCTCGACGGCGGGCACATCGCGGGCGCCCTGTGGGAGTCCGTACGCCGCAACGTGGCGAAGGTCTTCCGCCGCCCCGACCCCGGTCCGTTCGACGTCGCCAAGTTGATGCCGGTGGCCTATGTGGTCGCGGGCGTCTTCATCTGCTTCACACTGCTGGTCCTCGTCGCCGACATCGTCAACCCGGTGAAGATCAGTTGA
- the dxr gene encoding 1-deoxy-D-xylulose-5-phosphate reductoisomerase: MSDSPSPLADPHTVFDSATGRRDVVVLGCTGSIGTQAIDLVLRNPDRFRVTALSAAGGRVALLAEQAHRLGVRVVAVAREDAVPALRAELSARYGTAPQPEILAGPDAATELAASECHTVLNGITGSIGLAPTLAALKAGRTLALANKESLIVGGPLVKELARPGQIIPVDSEHAALFQALAAGKRSEVRKLVVTASGGPFRGRTRAELAEVTRAEALAHPTWAMGPVITINSATLVNKGLEVIEAHLLYDIPFERIEVVVHPQSYVHSMVEFTDGSTLAQATPPDMRGPIALGIGWPERVPDAAPSFDWTKASSWEFFPLDTDAFPAVGLARQVGELGGTAPAVFNAANEECVEAFLAGRLPFNAIMDTVTDVVTEHGVPARGTSLTVSDVLQAESWARARARELAVKATAEARA, from the coding sequence ATGAGCGACAGCCCATCCCCCCTTGCCGACCCGCACACCGTCTTCGACTCGGCCACCGGGCGCAGAGATGTCGTGGTCCTTGGCTGTACCGGATCGATCGGAACCCAGGCCATCGACCTCGTCCTGCGCAACCCGGACCGCTTCCGGGTCACGGCGCTCTCCGCCGCGGGCGGCCGGGTCGCCCTCCTGGCCGAGCAGGCCCACCGGTTGGGAGTTCGCGTCGTCGCCGTAGCCAGGGAGGACGCCGTGCCCGCCCTGCGCGCGGAGCTGTCCGCCCGCTACGGCACCGCGCCGCAGCCCGAGATCCTGGCCGGCCCGGACGCGGCCACCGAACTCGCCGCATCCGAATGCCACACCGTGCTCAACGGCATCACCGGCTCCATCGGTCTCGCACCCACCCTGGCTGCGCTCAAGGCGGGCCGCACCCTCGCGCTCGCCAACAAGGAGTCGCTCATCGTCGGCGGGCCCCTGGTGAAGGAGTTGGCCCGCCCCGGCCAGATCATCCCGGTGGACTCCGAGCATGCCGCGCTCTTCCAAGCCCTGGCCGCCGGCAAGCGCTCCGAAGTCCGCAAACTGGTCGTCACCGCGTCCGGCGGGCCGTTCCGGGGCCGTACCCGGGCCGAGCTCGCCGAGGTGACCCGCGCCGAGGCGCTGGCGCACCCCACCTGGGCGATGGGCCCGGTGATCACCATCAACAGCGCCACCCTCGTCAACAAGGGCCTGGAGGTCATCGAGGCGCACCTGCTCTATGACATCCCCTTCGAGCGCATCGAGGTCGTCGTCCACCCCCAGTCCTATGTGCACTCCATGGTGGAGTTCACTGACGGGTCAACCCTGGCGCAGGCCACACCGCCCGATATGCGCGGCCCGATCGCCCTCGGTATCGGCTGGCCCGAGCGGGTGCCCGACGCGGCCCCATCCTTCGACTGGACCAAGGCGTCGAGCTGGGAGTTCTTCCCCCTGGACACCGACGCGTTCCCCGCGGTGGGTCTCGCCCGCCAGGTGGGCGAGCTGGGCGGTACCGCCCCGGCGGTGTTCAATGCGGCCAACGAGGAGTGCGTCGAAGCGTTCCTCGCCGGTCGGCTGCCTTTCAACGCCATCATGGATACGGTCACTGACGTCGTCACCGAACACGGAGTGCCCGCCCGGGGAACTTCACTGACGGTGTCCGACGTCCTGCAAGCGGAGAGCTGGGCCCGAGCCAGGGCCCGGGAGCTCGCGGTCAAGGCCACAGCGGAGGCTCGCGCATGA